A stretch of Rhinoderma darwinii isolate aRhiDar2 chromosome 4, aRhiDar2.hap1, whole genome shotgun sequence DNA encodes these proteins:
- the HBS1L gene encoding HBS1-like protein isoform X3 has translation MARHRNVRGYNYDDDFDDDDLYGQSVEDDYCISPATAAQFIYSKRDRHSSFTEPLEEEEEGATEDDDKSKASCTALSSVDQARLYSCLDQMREVLGESVPEQIMIDAVLQCGFDVAKALDLVFKQDSDTSRKPVTQDASSAARLGKEALFTSFKHFSNDQLLSSLLPNTSKCADSSGLNFSNPTNRQSQSDTFSGDSLDGILENTLSDFSPSLSLSALINESSQENFGNEKPVALSQMSLLDLINHSPVNSSTMGDLDLSTPMNCSKHIAHIPDLIPIGQSSTSVIVERSSDVAASGLHSSQAISFPTYSGPENHVLREKATLFGNLSSVLYSEDSMSSDGESLSAPKYGSPSLADLIQEHKGRNTLQDLLVDSSQENPCNTGLQTVSFVPLSPLSEVSNAAFNIPSLTTSLSSLTVSEGTDQRDVHVSLSDLIAESNNKPHGDLHNVLSSGVTETDTNIDLRFLISEPLGGLNPSCLNTKPSTQLEHKPTGNKCTCSVKKLVSKNRKKPANWVKSLKAKPSTFALSLCFTYIPKVCRKSFSVTQAPVCQNNGLKLIDHMGQPEIMPFDFQTPSPDDIVKESQKKAFMR, from the exons CTGCTCAGTTCATATATTCTAAACGGGACAGGCATTCAAGCTTTACTGAGCCtttggaagaagaagaagagggggcaactgaagatgatgacAAATCCAAAGCTTCCTGTACTGCCCTGAGTTCAGTTGATCAAG CTCGCTTGTATTCATGCCTTGATCAAATGAGAGAAGTCCTAGGAGAATCTGTACCAGAGCAGATCATGATTGATGCAGTATTGCAATGTGGCTTTGATGTAGCCAAGGCTCTGGACCTAGTCTTTAAGCAGGACAGCGACACAAGCCGGAAGCCTGTTACCCAAGATGCCTCATCTGCTGCAAGACTAGGAAAAG AAGCCTTATTTACATCTTTTAAGCACTTCTCCAACGACCAACTTTTATCTTCTTTACTTCCAAACACATCAAAATGTGCTGATAGTTCAGGGTTAAACTTTTCCAACCCAACAAATAGACAATCTCAAAGTGACACTTTTTCTGGTGATTCCTTAGATGGTATTCTAGAGAATACTTTATCCGATTTCTCTCCCAGTTTGTCTTTATCCGCCCTTATAAATGAAAGCTCACAGGAGAACTTTGGCAATGAAAAACCTGTTGCCTTGTCTCAAATGAGTCTGCTGGATTTAATAAATCATTCACCTGTTAACTCTAGTACCATGGGGGACTTAGACCTGTCGACTCCTATGAACTGCTCTAAGCATATAGCCCACATTCCAGATTTGATCCCGATAGGTCAATCTAGTACATCTGTGATTGTAGAAAGATCTTCAGATGTAGCTGCCAGTGGCCTACATAGTTCTCAAGCAATTTCCTTCCCAACATACAGTGGGCCAGAAAATCACGTCTTGCGTGAAAAGGCCACTTTATTTGGAAATCTAAGTTCAGTCTTGTATTCTGAGGATAGCATGTCCTCTGATGGAGAAAGTTTGTCGGCTCCAAAGTATGGAAGTCCATCACTGGCTGATCTGATCCAGGAGCACAAAGGGAGGAACACTTTACAGGACCTTCTTGTTGATTCTTCTCAGGAGAATCCTTGTAATACAGGCTTGCAGACTGTATCTTTTGTTCCTTTGTCTCCGTTATCTGAGGTGTCTAATGCAGCATTCAATATACCATCACTGACCACATCTCTGTCATCACTTACTGTTTCTGAGGGCACTGATCAGAGAGATGTTCACGTTTCCCTGTCTGATCTCATTGCTGAATCTAATAACAAACCTCATGGTGACCTCCACAATGTGTTGTCCAGTGGAGTGACTGAGACCGATACCAACATTGACCTCCGCTTTCTCATTAGCGAGCCACTTGGCGGTCTCAATCCTTCATGTCTTAATACAAAACCATCTACTCAGTTAGAACATAAACCCACCGGTAACAAGTGTACATGTTCCGTAAAAAAGCTGGTTTCTAAAAATCGCAAGAAACCCGCCAATTGGGTTAAGTCTTTGAAAGCCAAACCTTCCACATTTGCATTAAGTTTGTGTTTTACCTACATTCCAAAAGTGTGCAGGAAATCTTTTTCAGTAACTCAAGCGCCAGTCTGTCAAAATAATGGATTAAAGCTGATCGATCACATGGGTCAACCAGAGATCATGCCATTTGATTTTCAGACGCCCTCCCCTGACGACATTGTAAAAGAGAGTCAGAAAAAGGCTTTTATGAGATGA